One Verrucomicrobiota bacterium DNA window includes the following coding sequences:
- a CDS encoding PQQ-dependent dehydrogenase, methanol/ethanol family, which yields MSIIFLLLAFVFLMPFRMAGADRVVNDAAITDDSNTSEWLAYGRTHSEQRFSPLTQINDNNVGELKVDWHLDLPLDSQLVSTPLVVDGVLYFVGQVNVVRAVDAVTGKLLWEYDPESGKTIGLKRKIGWFHNRGLSFYEGKVFAATWDGRLVAIDAKYGKLVWSTRTFGLDEPLYITGAPKAFKGKVVIGNGGADNGPTRGFVAAYDADTGEEAWKFFVVPGNPADGFENEAMEMAAKTWTGEWWKHGGGGNVWHGFTYDAELETLYIGTGNGSPWNQKIRSPGGGDNLFLSSIVALDPDTGDYKWHYQTTPGETWDFNSNMDIMLADLTIEGKAIKALLHAPKNGFFYVIDRTTGKLISAEPFSEMNWASHVDMKTGRPVEIPEARYPDNTAKVMPTPAGAHSWHAMSFNPITGLVYLPTIHLGITYSDKGIDLKGWNSVPFYSGPGVRTFDYTFSTGKNYPASLQAWDPVKQESVWSIPQYHTASPGTLTTAGNLVFQGRPDGHFLAYNAKSGKILWDVDLGLGISAPPITYRINGRQYIALLVGWGGSSSGDAGGASLGWSYGIHTRQLITFSLEGAGKIPRQPPPYYPTPIDLPDFEPEMSLIDRGRRLFGICQVCHGNGYAVAGGMAPDLRASPIPLNDQLFEDVVRQGSKIARGMPAYAEFTDHDLKSIQHFLRWTAREAVKRAR from the coding sequence TTGTCTATAATTTTTCTGTTGTTGGCATTTGTCTTTCTGATGCCTTTTCGGATGGCAGGCGCGGATCGTGTGGTGAATGACGCCGCGATCACCGACGACAGCAATACCTCCGAATGGCTGGCTTATGGACGTACACATAGTGAGCAACGGTTCAGTCCGCTGACGCAAATTAATGATAACAATGTAGGCGAACTCAAGGTCGATTGGCATTTGGATCTGCCTCTGGATTCGCAATTGGTTTCGACCCCGCTCGTGGTCGACGGCGTCTTATATTTTGTAGGTCAGGTGAATGTCGTTCGGGCGGTAGATGCCGTCACCGGTAAACTCCTTTGGGAATACGATCCGGAATCGGGTAAAACAATTGGGTTAAAAAGAAAAATTGGTTGGTTTCATAACCGCGGATTATCCTTCTATGAAGGTAAAGTGTTCGCCGCTACCTGGGATGGACGGCTTGTTGCGATCGATGCCAAATACGGCAAGCTCGTATGGAGCACGCGCACGTTTGGACTGGATGAACCGCTTTATATTACCGGTGCTCCCAAAGCATTTAAGGGCAAAGTCGTAATTGGCAACGGTGGCGCAGACAATGGTCCAACTCGTGGATTTGTCGCTGCTTACGATGCGGACACGGGCGAGGAAGCTTGGAAGTTTTTCGTAGTCCCAGGGAATCCTGCCGATGGCTTTGAAAACGAAGCCATGGAAATGGCCGCCAAGACCTGGACTGGTGAATGGTGGAAACACGGTGGTGGAGGCAATGTCTGGCATGGTTTTACTTACGATGCTGAGTTGGAAACCCTCTACATAGGCACCGGCAATGGTTCGCCCTGGAATCAGAAAATTCGCAGTCCCGGGGGAGGCGATAATCTTTTTCTATCATCCATTGTGGCTCTGGATCCCGATACCGGAGATTACAAATGGCATTACCAAACAACGCCTGGCGAAACTTGGGACTTCAACTCCAACATGGATATCATGCTCGCTGATCTTACGATTGAAGGAAAGGCGATCAAAGCCCTCCTTCATGCGCCAAAAAATGGGTTCTTTTATGTGATCGACCGAACCACAGGAAAACTCATCTCTGCGGAACCGTTTTCTGAAATGAACTGGGCTTCGCATGTCGACATGAAGACAGGTCGCCCGGTTGAAATACCTGAGGCGAGATATCCAGACAATACCGCGAAAGTAATGCCTACACCAGCTGGCGCGCATAGTTGGCACGCGATGTCCTTCAATCCAATCACCGGCCTGGTCTATCTTCCAACCATACATTTGGGAATCACCTATTCTGACAAAGGTATCGATCTCAAAGGCTGGAATTCGGTCCCTTTTTATTCTGGTCCTGGAGTCAGAACATTTGATTACACCTTTTCAACGGGGAAAAATTACCCTGCTTCCCTGCAGGCGTGGGATCCGGTTAAACAGGAATCGGTTTGGAGCATTCCTCAATATCATACAGCCAGCCCCGGGACGTTAACGACTGCCGGGAATCTCGTGTTTCAGGGTCGGCCTGACGGACATTTCCTGGCTTACAATGCCAAGTCCGGAAAAATACTTTGGGACGTGGATCTTGGGCTTGGCATATCCGCACCACCGATCACTTATCGCATTAACGGACGACAATACATCGCATTGCTGGTAGGCTGGGGCGGAAGTTCATCAGGGGATGCCGGCGGCGCTTCCCTCGGGTGGAGCTATGGAATTCACACCCGTCAACTTATTACGTTTTCATTAGAAGGTGCCGGGAAAATCCCCAGACAGCCTCCACCTTATTATCCAACTCCGATTGACCTTCCGGATTTTGAACCTGAGATGAGTTTGATTGATCGAGGCCGTAGACTTTTTGGTATTTGCCAAGTGTGCCACGGAAACGGATACGCGGTAGCTGGAGGCATGGCACCTGATCTGAGGGCATCGCCCATACCGCTCAATGACCAACTGTTCGAAGACGTCGTTCGGCAAGGTTCAAAAATCGCACGTGGTATGCCAGCCTATGCCGAGTTCACTGATCACGATCTGAAATCGATCCAGCACTTCCTGCGTTGGACTGCGCGTGAAGCCGTGAAACGAGCAAGGTAA
- a CDS encoding HupE/UreJ family protein has protein sequence MRWIKYGLVAISGALGFLNEAFGDDNRPVYIEILELEQGHYQVGLRLPPSIPDFNQPELIVSGTCSDSPLIGHSSEFDLTSKVGMNFRLWKCDEGLSGKTLKIQYPLAPPALPTVLRVSLLSGHTNTQVFPPGENQFQFPDAETKSNVAKDYLRLGVHHIWAGTDHLLFVLCLIFIAGSFRRILATITGFTLAHSVTLVLSATKVVILAVPPIEALIALSVVFLAVEVYKGRRENLTWRFPFLISIAFGLLHGLGFAAALNQVGLPGQELLTGLLFFNVGVEVGQVLFVIPIVAVLFLIKKVAHSFGKTGIEQKLPRVIGYAAGCVATLWFFERVF, from the coding sequence ATGAGGTGGATTAAATACGGTCTAGTTGCGATTAGTGGGGCGTTGGGGTTTCTTAACGAAGCTTTCGGGGACGACAATCGACCTGTCTACATTGAGATCTTAGAATTGGAGCAAGGACATTACCAGGTGGGCTTGCGACTTCCACCATCCATTCCGGACTTCAATCAGCCTGAACTTATCGTTTCCGGCACCTGTAGTGACTCTCCACTTATCGGGCACAGCTCTGAGTTTGATCTCACGTCGAAAGTGGGCATGAACTTCCGATTATGGAAGTGTGATGAGGGATTAAGTGGAAAAACACTAAAGATCCAATACCCGCTGGCTCCACCTGCTCTGCCGACGGTTCTGAGGGTAAGCCTTTTATCAGGCCATACAAATACTCAGGTATTCCCACCTGGAGAAAATCAATTTCAATTTCCTGATGCTGAAACCAAATCGAACGTAGCTAAGGATTATCTGCGATTGGGCGTCCATCACATCTGGGCCGGAACCGATCATTTACTTTTTGTCCTTTGCCTTATTTTTATAGCTGGCAGTTTTCGCCGTATTCTTGCGACCATTACCGGATTTACGTTGGCCCACTCTGTTACTCTGGTTCTTTCAGCGACGAAAGTAGTTATTCTGGCTGTCCCGCCTATCGAAGCTCTGATCGCACTGAGCGTTGTATTTCTGGCGGTGGAAGTATACAAGGGACGGCGGGAAAACCTGACCTGGCGTTTTCCTTTCCTCATATCCATCGCCTTTGGCTTATTACACGGCCTGGGCTTTGCCGCCGCTCTCAATCAGGTCGGTCTGCCTGGCCAGGAGCTGCTTACAGGTTTGCTCTTCTTCAATGTGGGCGTCGAAGTTGGCCAGGTGTTGTTTGTTATTCCGATCGTGGCGGTTTTGTTCCTAATAAAAAAAGTAGCCCACTCCTTTGGAAAAACCGGAATCGAACAGAAGTTGCCACGGGTGATCGGTTACGCGGCAGGTTGTGTAGCAACCCTTTGGTTTTTTGAACGGGTCTTTTAG